The window GCCATGAGAAAGAGTGAAAGGTTGAACCTTTGATGAGGTGAAGCAAGCGACTGGGAACAGAACACATCCACAGCTTGAGCAGAGCCCATGTCATCCAACCCCCAACATTCGTACAGAGGATTCGCCTTGGTGGGCTCCTTGTGTCCACTCCCTTCCACCACCTGGccctcgttcttcttcttcgcctccATGGGAAGATCGAGTAGTGACCTCACCACTGCCTTCATCTCCCCCATCAACGCCTCCAAGATCCCGTGGTTCAACACCCGGAAACACCCCCACTCCTCGCCGGCTTCTCTCAGCTTCTCGAATGGTAACAGGAAACCTCGCAGATTGATCACGGGAATCTTCATTCCTTCTCTTTCccccatcttctttttttctccttgtttTGGGCGAGTGCCTTCTTTCACTGAGCTTGAGTCCTGTGTTTATAGCAGTGAGAGAACATGCATGATTTGCACCATCGACGTACGAGGTACATTCCGTGTGGCGATAGGACCCTCCATGCTAGggcaagaaggagaaaaaaacaaacaagtcAAGCCCTTTTTGAGGTTCTTGTGCTGTGTTGCCTGGCTGATATGCAGTCGTGAGAAGACTGTCTCTCCCTGCTCCCCTCTGCTTTTCGTTCGGCCATGCCTGGTCTGCGTCATTCCCATTTCTTCGCCAGCTCTCGATAGAAAAAATAACTTTGGATTTTCCAATCTCCTCATTgattttatccatttttttcctttcattttgctttcaaaatttgacaacgaaatggcattttaaataaatataaaaaaaaaatcaatcaaccaTATTACATgcgaataattatttttttcaaaatgcttCAAATATTGCTAGTTAAATTTTAAATCGAAATATAACTGGTGAAACCCGCAAAAAAACttggataaaattaaaatgtttaaagcTAATGCTTATATCATTCGAGCCTGATTAGAggtgaaataatttctttttttaatttttaaaagaggaaaatatcaagTAAAAAATATGAGGGAAAACATAGATTAGTGCTTTCCACTTCAAAATTCAGGAATCGATTAAAATAatgcaaaataacaaaaaataaagtccAAAGATATATGTGTGAACAATCTATGTGCAATTGAAATTCACTGCGTGGTATGTTTGAACTTCTTCATTATAAACTTGAAGATTCGATACTATTTTTTTGCATAGACATGGATGAGAAGAAGAGTGCTCTCtctatggaaaaattattttttgcttaATCGAGCCAACGCAAGAATCTGTGGTTGAAATTCCACCCgtgtcattttctcttattgTTGATCGACTCTGACCAATCACCATGATCGTATATTATATTGAGTCATCCAAGACCTGGAGCCAAAGCTCTTGGTAATGGGTCTTAATTAATAGAGGGCCAATTTGATTTTGTCTTTTACTGATACAGACCGAATGCCTTCTCTCATCTTGTAATTGTATTTGCTCGGCGGATCAGTGTGATTATTGATTATTTAGCAAagctttttcaaaatcatcAGGCAGATATACACCCCATGCATGCATGTTTCTTGCAATAACAGAAGacaaaagagggaagagagtACTGACATTCCAAAATATATAATGACATTGCCGAAATAAGGAGGGGTATTACAATTTGATCTTCTCCCAAGCTTCTTCGGAAATgaagaaaccaaaaagaaaggaaaggaaaaggataacgcaaaggaaacaaaatcaaggaAACAAGAGAGAAACTTCTCGGAAAACTTCTCCCCGTGCGTCGAAAAAGAACCCTAGCCAGTGACTCGTGTCGTCATCGCTAGggttgaaaaaggaaaacgcACGAGACGAAGTACTTGAGATTAATCTATATGAGGTGGAGTAACCAGTAGGTAATCACTTGAGCCTGTAGGCGCAGGGCCTGGTGAAGTAACAGATCAAAATGACTCGATCGGGCCGAGAAAAGCGACTAAGCATATATACGTACGGTTCTCGAAGGATATGAGTTAGTGATCGGCTCCGCAGATGTAAGACCGAAGGAGCATGGTGGCGCAACGGCGCAGGATGTAAACACGGGCGCGCCGTTCTCGTACCAGGGACGCACACTTCCTGGTGAGGCCATTGATCCTTCCCTTCCTTCTGCTGCACGCCTTGGCCTCATCACATTTCCATGGATGAAACCCAGCCATGACTAAGTATTGAAGATGACAGAAAATTCAACAGGAGCCCACAGGAAGAGTGGGGTTAGGACTCGAGAGTATTTATATAGTCcttggaaagagagagagttgacTAAAGGGAAATTGAAGAGGACGTGACGATAATGAAATTAAGTAGTCGATTTGAATGCATCGTTTTCTAGGAGGAGACTAGAGACGTATATTATGCAAAggcaaatgaatttttttgtatttttttttccttttttaggttataatttaaaatgaatgtCCGTGGGATTATGATGGGGGACTAGGAAAATGGCGAAGTGGAGCATGAAAATAGGAGAAGTTGCCCTAATGAAGACGGGGCAAGGTGATTGATCGAGAATGGGGTTCGTGAGACAGGGTCCGGCAGTATCTCATTCCAcgtttattttatctatttttgtttAGTACTCCTTCCTTTCGCTGGCTTGCCGGAGAAACCATGGCAGACGGACATGATTAAACCCACTTGCGTGGGCGCAACAGTGATCGAAATGTCTCTCGAAAAAATGTTATCTGGGgacaagaaaatgcaaatttcaaatctcttggaaaggaaaaataaatagatatattCGTACAGCGTCATTTTTCTCAaatcctaatttatttttttttggtaaagtcaaatcctaatttttgcttttctcatCTTCAATAACTATGTTAGATGAAagctataaaaatatttaaataataaatcatatcttgatataataatttaaaattttaaaacaggAACAATAACTTCATAAAATCTCATAACGATATTAGAATAAGAAGTtctgaattcaatttttttcctaggTCTTATTTGTCTCTTATTTATCTCATCGATTAAATTAACATCTTAACCGATGGTTGAGGTTCGACAATATGAATGAATAGAGTTTTTATCAGCATAATATATTGGATTACCGATGAGTCAACATAACCCATCTTTGATAAAATCACATAAGTCAATCTCATGAGATTGTTTGGTTGGATCCGATTAAATTCAAGACCCAAGTTCCAAGGTTCATGTCGATATCTGCCTCCTTTCAACTGAACATGCGGGCTTATGTTGGAACTTGGATCCATATGCATTTGCCACGCAAGAGAACCCAAGCATTGTCGCTTTTctacattttctcaaaatgaaaaaaataacttctttatCTTGCATGGCATCGCTCGGAAAATATATAGAAGAGGAGAATAGAAAAGACATTCCTCGATTGCAATGACAATCGAGACAGAATTTCTTGAGGTTGGAAAAAGAGAGCCAAACTGGTAGAGAATCTTGGCACGAGTGCGGTGGTGTTCGCAAAATCATACACGATTCCACACGTTCGTAGTTGAATATTCTGAGAGGTTTTAGGTTTATTgggttaaataaaaaagaaaataagtggaAGCCATGGAATTTACAAAAAGTGAGAAATTGACAGCAAACGCACTTTAAACAGACAAAATCAAATCTAGATATTATATTAGTACTTCTAGTTGTATTAGATAAATCGGAGATGACCATAACATATTATAGTTCATATACAAAGGAACTTCTATTGagaatatgtctcgagtttgagtaaATTTCTTAATTCGGGTGAGTTTCCTAAAAGGAGTTACTTATACATAGGaatgtaaatttatattctaccATGAAATTAGATAAAGCAAACACGAGAGGTATTAAATTTATTCTCTGTGAGTTTTCTGAGTAAGTTTTTTGTTAAAGATTGTGATTTAACACTTGTGGGTTTGTTTTGGGTATAATTGAGAGCTTAGAACCACTTTAACAATTGAGcgattaaaaaatttgtattcaCTGGATTCATAGTGGAATTCTTAACGATTAGCTCTCCCCATGAAATAAGTATCAACATTCAAACCAAATTACGTAAGTCTTTATTGTTATTTACTATTCGTCATTTATTACTTTGGtaatttcattctctctttGTTTGACTTGAAATGCAAAATCTTTTAGCTTTTGTGTTATTTTCACAACAAATGCTATTAGGGCTAATGGTCAATTGGTCACTCCTTCTAATATCTATTAGTGTTTGGTGAATATCTTAATGAAGATATTTAACCAACACGATTTTTAGGCAGCTTGGGTATTGTGGTGTACTGACGTGGTCCTAATGGTAGCCTTCATGATTTGATTTGAAGAAGAGACTACAGATAAATGCGAGCATTGGAAATTCAAGGTGAGACATGTTAATATAGAAATATACCTAAATTAAAGAGAGTAGATATCACATTAAGTTCACAAATGAGGTTAGAGATTATCGAGATACACTTGTGAGTTATATTGAAAAGtctcacattaaaaaattaatgtaatgtaaagtagttaatatatctcAATTTTCCCACAATTTATTAACTTAAGTTTTTTAGTAAAAATGAGTTCAACTAAATATATTGACCAATTCAGAGTCAGCTCCCTCTTGGCAATCTACCTAGATTAAGGTATTGTGCTTCTATTGTGTGTTCACAagaattggtattagagctaagGTTAAAGCTTCTAGAGTTtgtttgcatatctaattactATTTGCATGTTTGAATATTGTTTGGAACAACAACTTTGGGTTATGAAGAATTACATTTGACGAATATATTAGGTGGCAAGGATAAAAGGTCGAAAACGATGAAAGAGGCCCATAAGGTAGAGTTGTTGGAGACGGGCAAAAAGCATAATTTTATTGGATCTGTGAGATGACTATTGATTGAAGTGGCCAAAGATAAGGATGTGACATTCTCGTGAGAAACTATTCAGTGGTTCATAAGCTCCACGTCAACAGCTGACGTAGCATGCGCTTATTTACTAATAACCAATTATATTTTGACACGTGGATGTGGACATGGAAAtctaaaagattaattttttttttctcttttcccctccATCTTCAACCTCCGCTCCACTTGGGCTCGGCCatctccaccgccgccgccgccaccgtcctTGAACCACCGCCCCACCGTGGCCGCTACGTCTGCGGCAAAGCTGTTGAGCTCGTTGCCGGCAGCTATGGATGAGCCAAGACTCAAGCTCAAAGCTATTGAGCAACAAACCAAATCTGGAGATGTAGAGGAGTGTTGCAGCAAACTAGATTTGGAGATGCAGAGGAGCGGTCGGCCATGGACGGCTTCTCGGTCTGCGGCAAAGCTGTTGAGCTCGTTGCCCGCAGCCACGGACGAGCCAAGACTAGAGCTCAAAGCTTTTGAGTGGCAAACCATATCTGCATATGTAGAGGACCGTTGCAGCAAACCAAATCTGGAGATGCAGAGAAGCGGTCGGCCATGGACGGCTTCTCGGTTTGCGGCAAAGTTGTTGAGCTCTTCGCCGGTAGCCATGGACGAGCCAAGATCTGGAGCAACAAACCGTATCTGGAGGTGCAGAGGAGCATTGCAGCAATCTAGATCTGGAGATAATCTCCGTGTCCACCCTCTCCATCATCCCGTTGGATTTGGAACTGAGGCATGGGCGGAGGAGACGGCCAAACTGGTTTGATGCGGCGTCCGCAACTCCAACTCGGCCGGTGGCGATGGCAGAAGGAGGGGCGGAGGTTGGGCTCGTGCGTGCAGatggaagaggaggaaaagagaaatctAGGTGGATTAAgggacttttaatttattttttaatgacacGCGTCAATTTTTAATTGGTTAGTAGTACATTAACAC of the Eucalyptus grandis isolate ANBG69807.140 chromosome 10, ASM1654582v1, whole genome shotgun sequence genome contains:
- the LOC104431021 gene encoding 2-oxoglutarate-dependent dioxygenase DAO-like gives rise to the protein MGEREGMKIPVINLRGFLLPFEKLREAGEEWGCFRVLNHGILEALMGEMKAVVRSLLDLPMEAKKKNEGQVVEGSGHKEPTKANPLYECWGLDDMGSAQAVDVFCSQSLASPHQREIMKTYCKAMHELAMDMADKLSRCMGPGSGLFENWACQLWMNKYSFIPESVGSTGVQLHTDAGFLTILQNGNAVSGLK